The Immundisolibacter sp. region TTGCTGCCCGGCACCAGTTGGTATGCCCCGTTCAGCAAACGCGAGGCGGTCGGCTGACTGACGCCGATGATGGCCTTCAGCTCGCTCGGACCGATCTGTAGCCGGCCAGCTGTTTCAATCAGTGCCTGAGTCAGTACCCGGCCCGTGTCGGACACGGCAGCGGCCAGCGCCTGGGTCATGGCGAATTCTCCGTAGGCAATCTATTGCTTGTGTATTCTCAGGAATAACCCAGCCAATGACAAGCCCTTATAACGGGGAGTCTGCCTCCAAAGCGGCCAGCACCTGCGCCGTGTGCTCGCCAAGCCTGGGCGACCGGCCGCGAACCGCGCCCGGCGTGGCGGACAGATGCACGGGCACACCGGCAATGGTCACCGGCCTGGCACTGCCCGGTTGTTCCACTTCCACGAGCATGCCGCGGGCTGCAAAGTGCGGGTCGTTAAAGATCTCGGCTGCATCCTGCACCGGCCCGAACGGCACCCGGCCGCCGAATATGGCCTTGATCTGCGCCTTGCTGCGCGAACGGGTGAAGCCTTCGACAACGGCGGTCACATCGGCGCGCCGCTCCAGGCGCGCGGCATTGGTTGCGTAGGCCGGGTCTGTGGCAAGTTCCGGGCGGCCGATCGCCTGGGCCAGCTCGACCCAGAACTTGTCGGTGGGGCAGCCGACAGCGACCCAGCCATCCGCCGCACGAAACAGCCCGAACGGGCACAGCAGCGGGTGGCCGTTGCCCTCCGGACCAGCCACCGCGCCGGTGTAGCTGTACTGGTGCACCAGCCGCTCGCACAGGGCCAGCACGCCATCAATCATGGAAATGTCCAGAAACTGCCCCTGGCCGCTGCGCTCGGCGTGGCGAACCGCGGCCAGGATGCCGAAGGCCAGCATCAATGCCGGCACCGTGTCGCCGACGCCCGGACCAATTTTCAGCGGCACGTCGGCGGCCGGGCCGGTAATCCCCATGATGCCGCCCATGGCCTGAGCCACCACATCGAAGGCGGGCCAGTCGTTGTAGGGACTCTCGCCGCTGCGCGGGTCACCAAAGCCACGAATGGCCCCGTACACCAGGCGCGGGTTGATCTGCGCCAATACCTCAAAGCCGAGGCCCAGGCGTTCCATTACGCCGGCGCGGTAGTTCTCGACCAGCACGTCGGCGCTCGCCACCAGCTTCAGGAGTGCGGCGCGCCCGGACGGGGCCTTCAGGTCCAGCACCACGCTTTTCTTGCCGCGGTTGATGCTCTGGAAATAGCCGCCGAAAGCGCGCTCGTGATCATCCGCCCGGAACGGCGCGAAACGGCGCGCGGGATCGCCCTCCGGCGGTTCGATCTTGATCACCTCGGCGCCGTGGTCGGCCAGCAGTTGCGTGCAGAACGGCCCCGCCAACACCTGTGACAAATCCAACACCCGTAGCCCAGCCAGGGCCCCCGGACTCACGTGCCGCCCGCGAGCAATTGGCGACCGATGACCTTCAGTTCCAGGATCGGCTCCACGCCTTCGAAAATCGGCAGCACCTGGGCGTCGGCCACATAACGGGCAATCGGGAACTCCTCCGCGTAGCCCCAGCCACCGTGCAGCAGCTGCGCCCGCTGCGACACATCCACCGCGACCCGGCAAGCGTAAAGTTTGGCCATCGCAGCCAGCAGCCCGGCATCGGCGGCGCGGGCATCCATGGCACTCGCCGCGGCGTAGCTGAGCTGGCGTGCCGCCTCGGTGCGCATCACCATCCAGCCAAGTTCATAAGCGGTGCTCTGAAACTCGCCGATCGGCCGCCCGAACTGCCGCCGCTGCTGCGCATATTCCCCAGCAGCTTGCAGGCTGGCCTGGGCCAGGCCGGTGGCACGACCGGCGGTCTGCAGGCGCCCGGCGGCGAAACCGGCCATCTGGTAATAGAAACCGCGACCCGCCTCGCCCACCAGCCGGTCGCCGGGTACGAACCAGCGCTCGAACTGCAAGGTAAACGAGTGCATGCCCCGATAACCTGGCGTGCGATCGGCCTTGCCGGTAAGCCGCCCACCGCCCGGCTGGCGAAGATCGAACGCATGCCCGAGGCAACGTTCCTTCTCCACGATGAACAACGACAGTCCGCGGTGGCCGGCGGCCGGATCAGGATCGCTGCGCGCCAGCAGCGCCAGTACGTCGGCCCGCCCGGCGAAGGTGCTCCACGCCTTGGCGCCGTCGATCACCCAGCCGGCCACGCCGTCCTGGGTCGCCGCAGTCGCCCGGCAACGCAGCGCAGCCACATCGGAGCCGGTATCGGGCTCCGTCACCGCCACACCAACCATCAGTTCGCCACGCGCCACCGGTCCCAGCCAGCGCTGTTTCTGTGCCTGTGTACCGCCAGCCAGCAGCGCCTTGGCCAGCACCTCCGGGCGGGTAATCAGGCTGCCGGCGGCCGGCAGCGAGGCGCATGACAGTTCTTCGGTAGCCACCACCATGGCCAGGTTGCTCATGCCGGTACCGCCGTACTCGGCCGGAATCGACATGCCGAAAAATCCAAGCTCGGCCATGGCGCCGATCAGATCTTCCGGTACCAGCAGGTCTTCGAGATGGATGTGCTGGGCGAGCGGCGCCACCCGTTCGGCGGCAAATCGGCGCGTCGAGTCCCGCAGCGCGGCGATCAGCTCGGCATCGGCAGCGACCAGCGCACCGTGGTTGGCGTACTGTTCAACCTCGCCTTGCGCCGCCACGGCGCGGAAGTTGGACTCGGCGAGCGTCGCCGCCAGGGCCTCACGCGAGCCTGGCAGGCACAACGCCGCCACGTCCGCGGCCGTCAGGCCAAAATCGGCTTGGTGTCTTTCCGCCATATGCACGGCGTCAAAGGCTACCTCGGCGGCAAACAGCGTTGCCGACAGGCCCGGGGCAGCCTGGGCGGTCGCCCAGTGCGTGAGCGCCCGCGCCGCCGCCACGCGCGCCGCAAGACCGGCGTAGCGACGCACGGCCATCTGGTGATTATCAATATCCCGCCCGGCCGCGGTGCGCTGCACCAGCCGCTGATGCAGCGCTGTCGACACGGCGGCCGCCAAAACCAGCGCCGCCCCTCCGTGGTCACCTGCCGTCATCCTGCCTCCCCATCAGCGCCGCGCGGCGGCAGCGCCTTGACCACGGCGATTACCGTAGCGCCTCAGAGCGGGGATTATCTGACAGCCACGGTAGCTGACCTAGCGGTGGCCGTTTCGATCACGCTGGCTGCGAGTCGGCTGGCTTCGGCAGTTCCGCCGGTGACCGTGCCCGTTCATGGGCAGCGCGACGTTTCAGGTAGGCCTCGCGGGCGATCCTCAGGTCTTCCACGAACAGCGGCAACTCGTCCAGGGTGAGCGCCTGCGGACCATCGACCAGCGCCTTGCCCGGCTCCGGATGGATGTCCACCAGCACCATATTGGCGCCGGCGACGACACCCTGCACGGCGGCGTGATGGATGTCCTCGATCCCGTCCGGGCTGAGGTCACGACGACCGACCGCATGGGAGGGATCCACACACACCGGCATACGCGTGAGGCGCCTGACCACCGGCACCTGGGCGAAATCCACCAGATTGCGATGCGGTTCGCCAAGATTGCTTTTCACTCCGCGCAGGCAGAACACCACCCGCTGGTTGCCCTCACTGGCCAGGTACTCGGCGGCGTTGAGCGACTCTTCCAGGGTGATGCCAAAACCGCGTTTGAACAGCACCGGAAATTCATGCTGGCGACCGATCGCCTTGAGCAGCTCGAAGTTCTGCGTATTGCGCGTACCTACTTGCAGCATGACACCGGTGCCATTGCCGGCCGCGGCCAACGCGTCATGGATCTCCTGAATGTGTTTCTCGTGCGTGACTTCCATGGCGATGACGCGCACACCATGGCTGGCCGCGGATTCGAACACGAACGGCAGGCACGCCGCGCCATGACCCTGAAACGCATACGGACTGGTACGCGGCTTGTAGGCGCCCATGCGCGCGCAGCGCAGGCCCTGCGCTGCCAAGGCGCGAAACGTGCGGTCGACGTGATCGCGGTTGTCGACCGCGCACAGGCCGGCGAACAGCTCGAAAGTCTCCTGGCTGAAGCTGACGCCGTTGTACTCGAAACCGCTCGGCCGGAAATCGTCCTTGTGGCGACCCAGGATGCGGTACTCGCGAGACACCCGCACCACACGGTCGACACCCGCCAGTTCGGCGATTTCCTCCCGGTCCAGGGTGGCAGTATCACCAATCAGGTAAATCTCGGTCAGGGTTTGCAGATCACCTTTCACTTCGTGCACGCGGGCGCTGACACCGGACCGATGCGACAGATACTCCATGATCGCCTCGAACAGCGGTGTTCCCGGATGAACTTGTTCGTCAAGAATGAGAATCATGCTGCGTCTCGTAGGTATCAGCGGCGCCAAATGCTAGGCCAGCATTAGCGCCAGGTATTGGTCGGAAGGTCAGTGCCCATGCCCCGACCCGAACAGGCAGACACGACCCCATGTCTGCCCGCAAAAGCACCCTGGCCGCTAGCGGGCTTGCAGCGCGGCCTGCCAGGGTCGTTGCCCGGCGCCGAACGCCACGAACGGAACATTCAGCAGCGACACCTTGTTATACCGCAGCGGTTGCAGGGCGAAATCGGTCAGCTCACCTCCGGCCTGCTCCAGGACGCACTGCGCGGCGGCGGTGTCCCATTCGCTGGTGGGTCCGTGGCGGGGATAAAAATCCGCCTCGCCCGCTGCCACCAGGCAGATCTTGAGTGAGCTGCCGATCGGCACGATCAGGTGCCCCGGCAAGGTCGCCAGCACCGCCGCGAGCTCGGGGCTGGCATGCGAGCGGCTGGCTACCACGCGCAGTGGGCCGCCATCGTAACGACTGACCTGTAAGCG contains the following coding sequences:
- a CDS encoding CaiB/BaiF CoA transferase family protein, whose product is MARGRHVSPGALAGLRVLDLSQVLAGPFCTQLLADHGAEVIKIEPPEGDPARRFAPFRADDHERAFGGYFQSINRGKKSVVLDLKAPSGRAALLKLVASADVLVENYRAGVMERLGLGFEVLAQINPRLVYGAIRGFGDPRSGESPYNDWPAFDVVAQAMGGIMGITGPAADVPLKIGPGVGDTVPALMLAFGILAAVRHAERSGQGQFLDISMIDGVLALCERLVHQYSYTGAVAGPEGNGHPLLCPFGLFRAADGWVAVGCPTDKFWVELAQAIGRPELATDPAYATNAARLERRADVTAVVEGFTRSRSKAQIKAIFGGRVPFGPVQDAAEIFNDPHFAARGMLVEVEQPGSARPVTIAGVPVHLSATPGAVRGRSPRLGEHTAQVLAALEADSPL
- a CDS encoding acyl-CoA dehydrogenase family protein, whose product is MTAGDHGGAALVLAAAVSTALHQRLVQRTAAGRDIDNHQMAVRRYAGLAARVAAARALTHWATAQAAPGLSATLFAAEVAFDAVHMAERHQADFGLTAADVAALCLPGSREALAATLAESNFRAVAAQGEVEQYANHGALVAADAELIAALRDSTRRFAAERVAPLAQHIHLEDLLVPEDLIGAMAELGFFGMSIPAEYGGTGMSNLAMVVATEELSCASLPAAGSLITRPEVLAKALLAGGTQAQKQRWLGPVARGELMVGVAVTEPDTGSDVAALRCRATAATQDGVAGWVIDGAKAWSTFAGRADVLALLARSDPDPAAGHRGLSLFIVEKERCLGHAFDLRQPGGGRLTGKADRTPGYRGMHSFTLQFERWFVPGDRLVGEAGRGFYYQMAGFAAGRLQTAGRATGLAQASLQAAGEYAQQRRQFGRPIGEFQSTAYELGWMVMRTEAARQLSYAAASAMDARAADAGLLAAMAKLYACRVAVDVSQRAQLLHGGWGYAEEFPIARYVADAQVLPIFEGVEPILELKVIGRQLLAGGT
- a CDS encoding 3-deoxy-7-phosphoheptulonate synthase, encoding MILILDEQVHPGTPLFEAIMEYLSHRSGVSARVHEVKGDLQTLTEIYLIGDTATLDREEIAELAGVDRVVRVSREYRILGRHKDDFRPSGFEYNGVSFSQETFELFAGLCAVDNRDHVDRTFRALAAQGLRCARMGAYKPRTSPYAFQGHGAACLPFVFESAASHGVRVIAMEVTHEKHIQEIHDALAAAGNGTGVMLQVGTRNTQNFELLKAIGRQHEFPVLFKRGFGITLEESLNAAEYLASEGNQRVVFCLRGVKSNLGEPHRNLVDFAQVPVVRRLTRMPVCVDPSHAVGRRDLSPDGIEDIHHAAVQGVVAGANMVLVDIHPEPGKALVDGPQALTLDELPLFVEDLRIAREAYLKRRAAHERARSPAELPKPADSQPA